One Paenarthrobacter aurescens TC1 DNA window includes the following coding sequences:
- a CDS encoding putative 23S rRNA methyltransferase (identified by match to protein family HMM PF00588; match to protein family HMM PF08032) translates to MNETGRPQDFPMTNPRADRVRDVAKLAGRPARLKRGRFLAEGPQAVREALTLHRERTAAGGPAVVHEVFASEACLERLPELADLALGTLLRLASDEVLAAMADTVNPQGIVAVCSFVDVSLDSVLDAGPRLIAVMCQVRDPGNAGTVLRAADAAGADAVVLTGSSVDIYNPKAVRSTAGSLFHLPVVLGADVEELVAQCRRRGIGILAADGYGTVNLDKLQDENAARRLGNGSVASDYALESPTAWLFGNEAQGLSDAELALADHRVAVPVYGAAESLNLGTAATVCLYASARSQQGARVGNV, encoded by the coding sequence ATGAACGAAACCGGGCGCCCGCAAGACTTTCCGATGACCAACCCCCGAGCTGATCGGGTGAGGGACGTCGCCAAGCTTGCCGGGCGCCCGGCGCGTTTAAAACGCGGACGCTTTCTGGCAGAAGGTCCGCAGGCGGTGCGTGAGGCGTTGACACTGCACCGTGAGCGCACCGCGGCCGGAGGTCCCGCCGTCGTGCATGAAGTTTTCGCCAGCGAAGCCTGCCTTGAACGCCTCCCTGAGCTTGCCGACCTCGCGCTGGGGACGCTGCTCCGGCTGGCAAGCGACGAAGTCCTTGCCGCCATGGCGGACACCGTCAATCCACAGGGGATTGTGGCAGTGTGCAGTTTTGTGGATGTCAGCCTGGATTCAGTGCTCGACGCCGGTCCCCGCCTGATCGCCGTGATGTGCCAGGTGCGCGACCCAGGCAACGCCGGTACGGTCCTGCGCGCCGCTGATGCGGCTGGGGCAGATGCCGTGGTGCTGACAGGCTCCAGCGTGGATATTTACAACCCCAAGGCTGTCCGCTCCACTGCCGGCTCCCTCTTCCACCTGCCGGTGGTTCTGGGAGCCGACGTCGAGGAACTGGTGGCGCAGTGCCGCCGGCGAGGGATCGGCATTCTGGCGGCCGATGGCTATGGAACCGTCAACCTGGACAAGCTGCAGGATGAGAATGCGGCGCGGAGGCTCGGGAATGGTTCCGTAGCCTCGGACTATGCCCTTGAGTCTCCTACGGCATGGTTGTTCGGTAACGAGGCACAGGGTTTGTCGGATGCGGAGCTTGCACTGGCTGATCATCGGGTGGCAGTACCGGTTTATGGGGCAGCTGAGAGCCTTAACCTGGGCACGGCTGCCACGGTGTGCCTTTACGCCAGTGCGCGTTCCCAGCAAGGCGCCCGAGTGGGGAATGTGTAA
- a CDS encoding putative cation efflux family protein (identified by match to protein family HMM PF01545; match to protein family HMM TIGR01297), whose translation MAAGGGTRAIVAALAANLTIAVLKFVAFFLTASSSMLAEAIHSVADSGNQILLLVGGKRAKKAASPEHPFGYGRERYIYAFIVSIVLFSVGGLFALYEAWEKFQHPHGIEGAFWWVPLAVLVGAIIAESFSFRTAIIESNHIRGKQSWVRFVRNAKQPELPVILLEDFGALLGLIFALFGVSMTLVTGDGVWDALGTAMIGLLLVAIAVVLALETKSLLLGESATKEDVQRITEALAADGTRIIHLKTLHLGPEELLVAAKISMGASETGEEIAKGIDDAEQRIRAAVPIARVIYLEPDIERVQASQL comes from the coding sequence GTGGCTGCAGGTGGCGGTACCAGAGCGATTGTGGCGGCGCTTGCCGCGAACCTGACCATCGCCGTATTGAAGTTCGTTGCGTTCTTCCTGACGGCGTCATCGTCCATGCTCGCAGAAGCCATTCACTCTGTAGCTGACTCAGGCAATCAGATCCTCCTGCTCGTGGGCGGAAAGCGTGCCAAGAAAGCCGCCAGCCCTGAGCACCCGTTCGGCTACGGCCGCGAACGGTATATTTACGCGTTTATCGTCTCGATCGTGCTGTTCAGTGTTGGTGGCCTGTTTGCGCTGTACGAGGCCTGGGAGAAGTTCCAGCACCCGCACGGTATTGAGGGGGCTTTCTGGTGGGTCCCGTTGGCCGTCCTGGTGGGTGCCATCATTGCCGAGTCGTTCTCGTTCCGCACTGCGATCATCGAGTCGAACCACATCCGCGGCAAGCAGTCGTGGGTGAGGTTCGTCCGGAACGCCAAGCAGCCGGAACTGCCGGTTATTCTCTTGGAAGATTTCGGCGCGCTGCTTGGCCTGATCTTCGCGCTTTTCGGTGTGAGCATGACGTTGGTTACGGGTGACGGTGTCTGGGATGCACTCGGCACGGCAATGATCGGCCTCCTGCTGGTGGCCATAGCCGTGGTCCTGGCCCTGGAAACCAAGTCCCTGCTGTTGGGGGAGTCCGCCACCAAGGAGGACGTCCAGCGCATCACGGAGGCCCTGGCAGCCGACGGCACCCGCATCATCCACCTCAAGACCCTGCATTTGGGCCCGGAGGAACTGCTCGTAGCCGCGAAGATCTCCATGGGTGCTTCCGAAACGGGTGAAGAGATCGCCAAAGGTATCGACGACGCCGAGCAGCGTATCCGTGCGGCCGTTCCGATCGCGCGGGTCATCTACCTCGAACCCGACATCGAGCGCGTCCAGGCATCGCAGCTTTAG
- a CDS encoding putative major facilitator superfamily (MFS) transporter (identified by match to protein family HMM PF00083; match to protein family HMM PF07690) — translation MNGARHIATPSGGYGTKLVIGFSPHSSAHKAPSRSRLMTTTVSPPATAKAARKHLGLAILALAMGGFAIGTTEFAMMGLLKEIEEGLGISTPEAGNLISAYALGVVIGAPVFAAFGAKLPRKHLALGLMLFLSLANLTSFIAPDYGFMLLSRFASGLPHGAFFGVAAVIAAGLVAPTKRGWAISMVMAGLTVSNVIGVPLATWVGQTFGWRLLFVIVGAIGLLTVAMVWKFVPFEAAHPEASIRRELGALKRLQVWLALLIGVIGFGGFFAVYTYIAHTMTSVAGIPENLIPAVVALYGLGMVVGNIFGGRLADKSVMGTIYWVMPGIAVALVVYAIAAHWAWAAFIMAFVVGGIGSMLTPALQTRLLDAAPGAASLASSLNHSALNIANALGAFLGGTVIAWGWGYVAPALVGSVLAILGLGVAVLSGLLERKRPLAT, via the coding sequence ATGAATGGGGCTCGTCACATAGCGACGCCAAGTGGTGGGTACGGGACTAAACTTGTTATCGGATTTTCTCCGCATTCCTCAGCCCACAAGGCACCCTCAAGAAGCAGGCTTATGACTACCACTGTGTCCCCACCCGCTACCGCCAAAGCTGCAAGGAAACACCTTGGTCTGGCAATCCTGGCCTTGGCCATGGGCGGATTCGCCATCGGTACCACCGAGTTCGCCATGATGGGCCTGTTGAAGGAAATCGAGGAAGGGCTGGGCATCAGCACCCCCGAGGCCGGCAACCTCATTTCTGCTTACGCCTTGGGTGTGGTCATCGGCGCTCCCGTCTTCGCCGCATTCGGGGCAAAGCTCCCCAGAAAGCATCTTGCCCTGGGGCTCATGCTGTTCCTGTCCCTGGCGAACCTGACTTCCTTCATCGCGCCCGATTACGGCTTCATGCTGCTCTCGCGCTTTGCTTCGGGCCTTCCCCATGGAGCCTTCTTCGGAGTGGCAGCCGTCATCGCTGCCGGCCTCGTCGCCCCTACCAAGAGGGGGTGGGCAATCTCCATGGTGATGGCAGGACTCACGGTATCCAACGTCATCGGCGTCCCGTTGGCCACGTGGGTGGGTCAGACCTTCGGATGGCGACTGCTCTTCGTCATCGTCGGCGCCATCGGGCTGTTGACCGTTGCCATGGTGTGGAAGTTCGTTCCCTTCGAAGCAGCGCACCCGGAGGCGAGCATCCGGCGCGAGCTGGGGGCACTCAAGCGTCTTCAGGTTTGGCTTGCGCTGTTGATCGGCGTCATTGGATTTGGCGGCTTCTTTGCCGTGTACACGTACATCGCGCACACCATGACGTCCGTGGCTGGAATACCCGAAAACCTGATCCCCGCCGTCGTGGCCCTCTACGGACTAGGCATGGTAGTGGGCAACATCTTTGGTGGGCGCCTTGCTGACAAGTCCGTGATGGGCACCATCTACTGGGTCATGCCGGGAATCGCCGTGGCGCTGGTGGTCTACGCCATCGCTGCGCACTGGGCTTGGGCCGCATTCATCATGGCGTTCGTAGTGGGCGGCATCGGTTCCATGCTGACCCCTGCCCTGCAGACCCGACTCCTGGACGCTGCACCGGGCGCCGCATCGCTGGCATCCTCCCTGAACCACTCAGCCCTCAACATCGCCAACGCGCTCGGCGCCTTCCTCGGCGGAACCGTTATCGCCTGGGGCTGGGGCTATGTAGCTCCTGCATTGGTAGGTTCGGTCCTGGCCATCTTGGGCCTCGGAGTGGCCGTACTGAGCGGCCTGCTGGAACGCAAGAGGCCGCTGGCCACCTGA
- a CDS encoding MutT/nudix family protein (identified by match to protein family HMM PF00293), which produces MGAAVVDSLEAPTRLLVARRTAPPQFAGMWEFPGGKVETDEAAEAALHRELAEELGIEVQLGPELDSGNVAGWTLNERASMRVWFAELTAGEPRPLEDHDELRWVSLVEHDEALSLPWIPADLPIVQALLDRVAAPA; this is translated from the coding sequence GTGGGCGCCGCCGTCGTCGACTCCCTGGAAGCCCCCACCCGCCTACTAGTTGCGCGCCGCACAGCACCACCCCAATTTGCGGGTATGTGGGAATTTCCGGGCGGCAAGGTGGAAACCGATGAGGCTGCGGAGGCTGCCCTGCATCGCGAACTCGCGGAAGAACTGGGAATTGAAGTGCAACTGGGGCCCGAGCTTGACTCAGGCAATGTCGCCGGGTGGACACTCAATGAACGTGCGTCCATGCGCGTGTGGTTCGCCGAACTGACGGCGGGCGAGCCGCGGCCCCTGGAAGATCACGATGAACTGCGCTGGGTGTCGCTGGTTGAGCATGACGAAGCTCTCAGCCTTCCGTGGATTCCGGCAGACCTTCCGATTGTCCAGGCCCTGCTGGATCGGGTAGCCGCTCCAGCTTGA
- a CDS encoding putative radical SAM domain protein (identified by match to protein family HMM PF04055), which yields MTFIRTYIRIESMRWDAQALSPTRGPASETSDTQAPGPAPALDALLPLAGLVRSISTPEFSGVTFHEVTAKSVLNKVPSGSNMPFEWTVNPYRGCSHACVYCFARKSHTYLEFDAGRDFDSQVVVKINAAEVLRKELAKPSWARPQVALGTNTDPYQRAEGRYALMPGIIRALADSGTPFSILTKGTLLARDIPLLKHAATQVPVDLGISLAMTNEDLAALIEPGTPSPRARLKLIARLRDAGLGCGVMAMPILPWLTDSDEALDSLFAELTKAGATGVTAGALYLKPGTREWYMKWLAVQHPELVGKYRRLYGQGSYASKEYRAWLTGRISYFKAKYGFTGTSGFSHRNARPSTGTGAGPAVDVSAPLPGQQPLF from the coding sequence TTGACATTCATTCGAACATACATTCGAATAGAGTCCATGAGATGGGACGCACAAGCACTTTCACCTACGCGTGGACCGGCGTCGGAAACCAGTGACACCCAGGCTCCGGGCCCTGCCCCGGCACTGGATGCCTTGCTGCCACTGGCCGGGCTTGTGCGTTCCATCTCAACACCCGAATTCTCGGGAGTCACCTTCCATGAGGTCACCGCAAAGTCAGTGCTCAACAAGGTGCCTTCCGGTTCCAACATGCCGTTTGAGTGGACCGTGAATCCCTACCGCGGCTGCAGCCATGCTTGCGTCTACTGCTTCGCCCGCAAGAGCCACACGTATCTGGAATTCGACGCCGGACGGGACTTCGATTCCCAAGTGGTGGTCAAGATCAACGCCGCAGAGGTTCTGCGCAAGGAACTGGCCAAGCCCTCCTGGGCACGTCCTCAAGTTGCCCTTGGCACCAACACCGACCCCTACCAACGCGCCGAAGGTCGCTATGCGCTCATGCCGGGAATCATCCGGGCCCTCGCGGACTCCGGCACTCCGTTTTCCATCCTGACCAAGGGCACCCTGCTGGCACGGGACATTCCTCTGCTCAAGCACGCCGCTACGCAGGTTCCCGTGGACCTCGGTATCTCCCTGGCTATGACCAACGAAGATCTGGCTGCACTGATCGAGCCCGGTACGCCTTCTCCCAGGGCGCGGTTGAAGCTCATCGCCCGTCTTCGGGACGCTGGCCTGGGTTGCGGCGTCATGGCGATGCCTATCCTGCCCTGGCTTACAGACTCGGATGAGGCCCTTGACTCCTTGTTCGCGGAGCTGACGAAAGCGGGGGCCACAGGAGTCACAGCCGGCGCCCTGTACCTCAAGCCGGGAACGCGGGAGTGGTATATGAAGTGGCTGGCCGTCCAGCACCCGGAGCTGGTGGGCAAGTACAGGCGGCTTTACGGCCAAGGCTCCTACGCCTCCAAGGAGTACCGTGCATGGCTGACCGGCCGGATCAGCTACTTCAAGGCGAAGTACGGCTTCACCGGGACGTCGGGCTTCAGCCATCGGAATGCACGGCCTTCCACCGGAACGGGAGCCGGCCCGGCCGTGGACGTGTCCGCTCCCCTCCCGGGACAACAGCCGCTTTTCTAG
- the pcp gene encoding pyrrolidone-carboxylate peptidase (identified by match to protein family HMM PF01470; match to protein family HMM TIGR00504), whose translation MILLTGFEPFAEDTVNPSWLASRRAGELLASEGIAVEAVELPCVFGESVHVLTEAIARLNPDLVICLGLAGGRERVSLERVAINCDDARIPDNKGQRPVDEEVIPGGPAAYFSSLPIKAALRDLQIAGIRGEISQSAGTYVCNHVFYALMHSLVSRPGIRGGFVHVPYLPEQLQADSPVPSMPLDVMAEGIAVIVRTALRTQTDVKISAGAIR comes from the coding sequence ATGATTCTGCTGACTGGCTTCGAACCGTTTGCTGAGGACACCGTGAATCCTTCCTGGCTGGCGTCGCGGCGTGCGGGGGAGTTGCTCGCCTCAGAGGGCATCGCCGTTGAAGCGGTGGAGCTCCCATGCGTCTTCGGTGAGTCCGTACATGTCCTCACCGAGGCAATAGCCCGTCTCAACCCGGACTTGGTTATTTGTCTTGGCTTGGCGGGAGGCCGTGAACGGGTCTCCTTGGAACGCGTCGCCATCAATTGCGATGACGCCCGGATCCCGGACAATAAAGGCCAGCGCCCCGTCGATGAGGAGGTTATCCCGGGCGGGCCCGCAGCATACTTCTCAAGCCTGCCCATAAAGGCGGCGCTCAGAGACCTCCAGATTGCGGGAATCAGGGGAGAGATCTCGCAGTCCGCGGGAACCTACGTGTGCAACCACGTTTTCTACGCCCTGATGCATTCGCTCGTGTCCAGGCCCGGCATCCGTGGCGGGTTCGTCCACGTTCCCTACTTGCCGGAACAGCTGCAGGCAGACAGCCCAGTGCCGTCCATGCCCTTGGATGTGATGGCGGAGGGAATTGCCGTCATTGTCCGGACGGCCCTGCGCACACAGACCGATGTGAAAATTTCAGCAGGGGCTATCCGCTAA
- a CDS encoding putative protein of unknown function (DUF541) (identified by match to protein family HMM PF04402) — protein MKRTITVTGTASAKAVPDLVTLTLGIETRRDSAAKAYDDAGKAANAVAAAVRGSGISDVDLRTSGLNLRADLVWVEGQGQKVTAYVASTNLQVGIRSQADAPGAIAAAVAAGGDDIRINGIEQGFADNSSVTAQAQEAAWQDAVARAEQYASLASARLGQVVSISQEPLHGAPIPLGGMVRASFTAEAMPVEAGESSVTASVKVEWELV, from the coding sequence ATGAAGCGAACCATCACTGTCACCGGGACCGCGAGCGCAAAGGCTGTTCCAGACCTGGTCACCTTGACGCTCGGCATCGAGACCCGCCGGGACTCGGCGGCGAAAGCGTATGACGACGCCGGGAAGGCGGCTAACGCCGTCGCGGCCGCTGTGCGGGGGTCCGGTATTTCCGACGTGGACCTTCGAACCAGCGGATTGAACCTTCGTGCCGATCTGGTGTGGGTGGAAGGTCAAGGGCAGAAGGTGACCGCGTACGTGGCATCCACGAACCTGCAGGTGGGAATCCGCTCCCAGGCGGACGCACCAGGTGCTATCGCCGCCGCGGTGGCGGCCGGCGGCGACGACATACGGATCAACGGAATCGAGCAAGGCTTTGCGGATAATTCCTCGGTCACAGCCCAGGCACAAGAGGCCGCATGGCAGGATGCCGTGGCAAGAGCCGAACAGTACGCTTCGCTGGCTTCGGCCCGGCTTGGGCAGGTGGTGTCCATTTCCCAAGAACCCCTGCACGGCGCACCTATTCCTTTGGGTGGAATGGTCAGGGCCTCCTTCACTGCCGAGGCCATGCCCGTGGAAGCCGGCGAGTCCTCAGTCACGGCGAGCGTCAAGGTTGAGTGGGAGCTTGTTTAG
- a CDS encoding hypothetical protein (identified by Glimmer2; putative), with product MTPAQRLRQIANVVNLSTPLGLAVAAASRSTLSRGPRGLLIAAGYQWKLPHAGAFTLGNVILYRAPPGVAGADTVLLGHEERHSTQYAYCLGLPFLALYGVAAAWSMLRSGNPGSRNFFERQAGLAAGGYVDAPNRPQERPASNRIEA from the coding sequence ATGACTCCGGCGCAACGCTTACGGCAGATCGCAAACGTCGTGAACCTGTCCACACCGCTGGGACTTGCAGTGGCTGCGGCGTCCCGAAGCACTCTCTCGCGCGGTCCGCGCGGCCTCCTGATAGCTGCCGGATATCAGTGGAAACTCCCCCACGCGGGCGCATTCACACTGGGGAACGTCATTCTGTACCGCGCGCCGCCGGGCGTGGCCGGAGCCGACACAGTGCTCCTGGGCCATGAAGAGCGGCACAGCACCCAATACGCGTACTGCCTGGGACTTCCTTTCCTGGCCCTTTACGGCGTCGCCGCCGCTTGGTCCATGCTGCGCAGCGGAAACCCGGGCTCAAGGAATTTCTTCGAGCGCCAGGCGGGCCTCGCGGCCGGCGGCTACGTGGACGCGCCCAACCGCCCGCAGGAGAGACCTGCCAGCAATCGAATCGAGGCTTAA
- the pheS gene encoding phenylalanyl-tRNA synthetase, alpha subunit (identified by match to protein family HMM PF01409; match to protein family HMM PF02912; match to protein family HMM TIGR00468), with the protein MTDTLPGAAIPNPLDEAAITAAVEDAIAAIAAASSLDELKAVRLAHTGEKSPLSLANREIGGLAKEHKAAAGKLMGSSRGRVNQALAARTQVLEAENDARILVEETVDVTAAPRRRRAGARHPLSTLQDRVSDIFVGMGWEIAEGPEVESEWFNFDALNFKPDHPAREMQDTFFVEPPEAHLLMRTHTSPVQVRSMLEREVPIYVLCPGKVFRTDELDATHTPVFHQFEGLAIDKNLSMADLRGTLEHFARQMFGDEASIRLRPNYFPFTEPSAELDIWHPGAKGGPRWIEWGGCGMVNPNVLRAAGIDPDIYSGFAFGMGIERTLMFRNEVGDMRDMIEGDVRFSEHFGMEI; encoded by the coding sequence ATGACTGACACTTTGCCAGGCGCTGCCATCCCGAATCCGCTGGATGAAGCCGCCATCACCGCCGCCGTCGAGGACGCCATTGCCGCTATTGCGGCTGCTTCCTCCCTTGATGAACTCAAGGCTGTCCGCCTCGCCCACACCGGTGAGAAGTCGCCCCTGAGCCTGGCCAACCGTGAAATCGGTGGCCTCGCCAAGGAGCACAAGGCTGCCGCCGGCAAGCTCATGGGCTCCTCCCGCGGCCGGGTCAACCAAGCGCTCGCTGCCAGGACCCAAGTGCTCGAGGCCGAGAATGACGCCCGCATCCTGGTGGAAGAAACCGTTGATGTCACGGCCGCTCCGCGTCGTCGCCGTGCCGGTGCGCGCCACCCGCTGTCCACGCTGCAGGACCGTGTTTCGGACATCTTTGTTGGCATGGGTTGGGAAATCGCCGAAGGCCCCGAGGTGGAGTCCGAGTGGTTCAACTTCGATGCCCTCAACTTCAAGCCGGACCACCCGGCCCGCGAAATGCAGGATACGTTCTTCGTCGAGCCCCCTGAGGCGCACCTGCTGATGCGTACGCACACGTCCCCTGTGCAGGTCCGTTCCATGCTGGAACGTGAAGTTCCCATCTATGTGCTGTGCCCCGGCAAGGTGTTCCGCACGGATGAACTCGATGCCACGCACACGCCTGTCTTCCACCAGTTCGAGGGTCTTGCGATCGACAAGAACCTCAGCATGGCAGACCTTCGCGGCACGCTGGAGCACTTCGCCCGCCAGATGTTCGGCGACGAAGCGTCCATCCGCCTGCGCCCCAACTACTTCCCGTTCACTGAGCCTTCCGCTGAGCTGGACATCTGGCACCCGGGCGCCAAGGGCGGTCCCCGCTGGATCGAGTGGGGGGGCTGCGGCATGGTCAACCCCAACGTCCTCCGGGCAGCCGGCATCGATCCGGACATCTATTCAGGTTTTGCTTTCGGTATGGGCATCGAGCGCACGCTCATGTTCCGCAACGAGGTCGGCGATATGCGCGACATGATCGAAGGCGATGTACGTTTCAGCGAGCACTTCGGGATGGAGATCTAA
- the pheT gene encoding phenylalanyl-tRNA synthetase, beta subunit (identified by match to protein family HMM PF01588; match to protein family HMM PF03147; match to protein family HMM PF03483; match to protein family HMM PF03484; match to protein family HMM TIGR00472), whose product MRIPLSWLREFAQVPADATAEDVMADLVKVGFEEEEVHRPTDELRGPIVVGQVLSLVKEPQTNGKTINWCQVRVVPEGQEQTLTGKGIDPSGVQGIICGAHNFVEGDKVVVTLPGAVLPGNFQISARKTYGHLSAGMIASVRELGIGDDHDGILVLSRIGLDPEIGTDAMELLGLYDQAAEINVTPDRGYAFSIRGVAREYAHATGTTFVDPASRVSAPASLQGGYGVKINDEAPIYGKPGCDRFVARTVRGVDASRPTPPWMSARLRLAGVRSISLPVDISNYVMLELGQPNHCYDLDKLAGDIVVRRAVAGEKITTLDDKERTLDVEDLLITDDSGAIGIAGVMGGAHTEVSDSTTNILVEAAHFDEVSIARSRRRHKLPSEASKRFERGVDWHVANIAAQRVVDLLVELAGGTADEAGTDVGTAPDAVTIELPAEFASARIGIDFTDEQITTSLVDLGAVVEKTASGYRVTAPSWRNDLETKEDLSEEIARLVGYDNIPSTLPVAPPGRGLSRSQQQKRRVVQALADAGLTEVLSYPFVSKAANDTFGVAAEGAARPALKLANPISEEQGYLRTSILPGLIEVARRNHSRGFRDLALYEAGSVFLPGDKLGTDSIPPLGVKPADEVLDALYDGVPYQPLHIAAVLTGHDSPAAATHTPRAWDWADAVDVARLIADVLGVELVVSQGSHQAFHPGRAAQLALRTGDVVGYAGELHPKLLAAHDMPARSVALEVNVEALFEAAADVIVAKHISGFPVATQDVALVVPQDVPADQVLSALREGAGVLLEDVSLFDVYVGPGIEDGKKSLAFGLRFRADDRTLTADEASEARAAAVAVATERFGAVQR is encoded by the coding sequence GTGCGTATCCCACTTTCCTGGCTGCGTGAATTCGCGCAGGTACCGGCCGACGCCACGGCCGAAGACGTCATGGCTGACCTGGTCAAAGTTGGCTTCGAAGAAGAAGAAGTCCACCGCCCCACCGACGAGCTCAGGGGTCCCATTGTGGTTGGCCAGGTCCTAAGCCTGGTCAAGGAACCGCAGACCAACGGCAAAACCATCAACTGGTGCCAGGTCCGCGTGGTCCCTGAGGGACAGGAGCAGACCCTCACCGGCAAGGGCATCGATCCTTCCGGTGTGCAGGGCATCATCTGTGGTGCTCACAACTTTGTTGAGGGAGACAAGGTAGTTGTCACGCTGCCTGGTGCTGTCCTGCCCGGCAACTTCCAGATCTCGGCGCGGAAGACCTACGGTCACTTGTCCGCGGGCATGATCGCTTCCGTTCGCGAGCTGGGCATCGGGGACGACCACGACGGTATCCTGGTCCTATCGCGTATCGGCCTGGACCCGGAAATCGGCACTGACGCGATGGAACTCCTTGGTCTCTACGACCAGGCAGCGGAAATCAACGTCACGCCGGACCGCGGTTATGCTTTCTCCATCCGTGGTGTCGCCCGTGAATACGCCCACGCCACCGGGACCACGTTCGTGGATCCGGCGTCGAGGGTCAGCGCACCGGCTTCCCTTCAGGGCGGCTACGGCGTCAAGATCAACGACGAGGCGCCGATCTACGGCAAGCCCGGCTGCGACCGCTTCGTGGCCCGCACGGTCCGCGGCGTGGATGCTTCACGTCCCACCCCGCCGTGGATGTCCGCGCGCCTTCGCCTGGCCGGCGTTCGCTCCATCTCGTTGCCGGTTGATATCTCCAACTACGTCATGCTGGAGCTCGGCCAGCCGAACCACTGCTATGACCTGGACAAGCTCGCTGGCGACATCGTGGTTCGTCGTGCAGTGGCGGGGGAGAAGATCACCACCCTCGATGACAAAGAGCGCACGCTCGATGTCGAGGACCTGCTGATCACCGATGATTCCGGCGCCATCGGCATCGCCGGTGTGATGGGCGGCGCCCACACCGAGGTGTCCGATTCCACCACCAACATCCTGGTGGAAGCCGCGCACTTCGACGAAGTCTCCATTGCCCGCTCCCGTCGCCGGCACAAGCTGCCGTCCGAAGCTTCCAAACGCTTCGAACGTGGCGTGGACTGGCACGTCGCCAACATTGCCGCCCAGCGCGTGGTTGACCTCTTGGTCGAGCTCGCCGGTGGCACCGCAGATGAGGCCGGGACTGACGTCGGAACCGCTCCTGACGCCGTCACCATTGAACTACCCGCAGAGTTCGCCTCCGCCCGTATCGGCATCGACTTCACTGACGAGCAGATCACCACGTCCCTTGTGGACCTGGGGGCCGTGGTGGAGAAGACCGCCAGCGGCTACCGCGTGACGGCTCCGAGTTGGCGCAACGACCTCGAAACCAAGGAAGACCTCTCCGAGGAAATCGCGCGTCTTGTCGGCTACGACAACATCCCCTCGACTCTTCCGGTGGCGCCTCCGGGCCGTGGCCTGAGCCGCAGCCAGCAGCAGAAGCGCCGCGTTGTCCAGGCTTTGGCTGATGCAGGGCTGACCGAGGTGTTGTCCTACCCGTTCGTCTCCAAGGCAGCCAATGACACCTTCGGTGTTGCTGCTGAAGGTGCGGCTCGCCCGGCGCTCAAGCTGGCCAACCCCATCAGTGAGGAACAAGGGTACCTCCGCACCTCCATCCTGCCGGGCTTGATCGAGGTCGCCCGCCGCAACCACTCGCGCGGCTTCCGCGACCTGGCATTGTATGAGGCCGGTTCGGTCTTCCTCCCCGGTGACAAGCTGGGCACGGATTCCATTCCGCCGCTGGGCGTCAAGCCTGCCGATGAGGTACTGGATGCACTGTACGACGGCGTCCCTTACCAGCCGCTGCACATCGCCGCTGTCCTGACCGGCCATGATTCACCGGCCGCTGCGACGCATACGCCGCGTGCCTGGGACTGGGCAGACGCTGTTGATGTGGCACGCCTGATCGCCGACGTTTTGGGCGTGGAACTGGTTGTCAGCCAGGGAAGCCACCAGGCATTCCACCCGGGCCGTGCAGCCCAGCTTGCGCTGCGCACTGGCGACGTTGTGGGCTACGCAGGAGAGCTGCACCCTAAGCTCCTGGCTGCGCACGACATGCCGGCCCGCTCCGTGGCACTTGAGGTCAACGTTGAAGCGTTGTTCGAAGCTGCCGCTGACGTGATCGTGGCCAAGCACATCTCCGGGTTCCCCGTGGCGACGCAGGATGTTGCCTTGGTTGTCCCGCAGGACGTGCCGGCAGACCAAGTCCTTTCGGCGCTCCGCGAAGGCGCCGGAGTCCTCCTCGAAGATGTCTCGTTGTTCGATGTCTATGTGGGGCCGGGCATTGAGGACGGCAAGAAGTCGCTGGCTTTCGGCTTGCGTTTCCGCGCGGACGACCGCACGTTGACGGCCGATGAGGCCTCTGAAGCCCGCGCTGCTGCTGTGGCCGTGGCGACTGAGCGGTTTGGGGCTGTTCAGCGCTGA